The following DNA comes from Rhizobium sp. BT04.
GATACCGACAATTTCGCTTTGCACATCATACAGTGTGGCTCCAACGAGCATACCGGCCTGAGTGCCGCCGCTACCGGTACCGAAGAAAATTCGGTCGAAGGAAAGTTCTTGTTGGCTGCATTGGTTCTTCAATTCTCCCATTGCTTCGCAATAGCCAAGCGCCCCAATTGCGTTGGAGCCACCGATCGGGATGATGAACGGTCGTCGCCCCTCCTTGATCTTGCTTTCAGCATACCTTGACATCTCGTCTGCAAGGTCGGCGCTGGGCGGAAAAAGATGCAAATCCGCTCCAAAGATGCGGTCGAGAAGCATATTGCCGTTCGTATTGTACGCTGAACCGGATAGGGGAACCGAGGCTGCGAGGAAAAGTGCGCATTCTAACCCGGTTTTCGCAGCCGCCGCCGCCGTCTGTCGTGCATGATTTGATTGCAAGGCGCCGGCAGTCAATATGATGTCTGAGCCCTGAGCGACCGCCGCGGCGATAAGATATTCAAGCTTCCTGGTCTTATTGCCTCCGCCGCCAAGGCCGGTACAATCATCCCGCTTTATCCAAATGTCCGGACCGCCCAAAGCCGCCGACAGACGCGGTAGTGGTTCGATTGGTGTGGGAAAAAATCCCAGGCTGAGCGGCTTCAAGTCTGCTCGTAGCAGGTTCATCACCATTATCGGCTCCGTTGATCGATCGTTAATCATGAGGCGTGTGAGCTCCACGACCAGCTGGGAGAGAGGCTCAGCGTCTTTGAGTATGCTGTTTACGCGACTGCGGTGATGAACCTGTCATAAGCTGCTTGGCCCTCTCAGGTGCCCGGGTATCGATTGAATCTGTTGAACCGCTCGACAACCAGGGTCCGCATCTCCGGGCTGGTTTCATGTCCGTTTCCGTGGAGGTCGATTTACAGTAGAGCGCCAATTCGGCGGGATTTCCAGTTGTCGTCAAAGCCCTTGCCGTCCTGCGAAAAGCGAAAGTTTGCTGGCCCGTCAGATCAGGCGTCAACGACTGTCACCGTGATGTCGTGAACGGTATTGCGCGCAGGGGTAAGGGGCTGTATCTCGCCCTGGACGTTTGTGCATCTGCACTTCAAGACGTGTTGGCCTCGCGTCGGCGTCCAGAAGTATTCAAATTGTTGCCAACTGCGGTCTTGGCGGGGACCTACGGAAGCGGCATGCCATCTGCTCCCGCCATCGACACTGACCTCAGCTGACGCGATCGGCTCATCGCCCCAGGCCCAGCCCCATATGCGCGTCGCTGTCCCACTTTGCAGTGAGACCGCCGGATCAGGCCCGACAATGACCGACTCCGGTACGACTGCCCACACGGGCTTGGTGCCGGTCGGCGTAGTATCATTGTAGAAGCGGGTCGTGTAGGGGCCAGGCGCCCGGCAGTCCGCGGCGATAATTGAGCCGATCCATTTGACGGAGTTGGTGCCATACCAGCCTGGGACCACCAGACGCACAGGACCGCCCCGATCGGGGCTCAGCGGCTTGCCGTTGATTTCGAGAGCTAGAAGAACCTCGTCTGCCATCGCCTTGTGGATCGGCAAGTCTTTCTGGAAAATTTCATTCTGGAGCCCGGCATACTCTCCCCATTCCAGGCCGGATGTCCACACATACGTAGCTTCCTTCGCAATGCCTGCCAAGACGAGTACCTCTTTGAGAGGCACTCCTTTCCAAACAACATTTCCAACACGGCGCTTCGGCTCCTGAGGGGCGAGGGGGCTTCCTGCGCACTCATGAAACGACATGTATTCGCGTTGCGGCATCGCTTGGATGTCCGCGAGCCTTAGCCTGATGGGTCTGTCGACCAGCCCTCCGATCTCCAAATACCACTGCTCTGGGTCGATCTCCAGGAAACCCATATGCGTGACCAGAAACAGGTCTTCCTCGTCCGTCCTCCATTTTTCAAGCGCGTGCACTCCACGATTTGGACCACGGTAGGAGAAACCCTCCATTGTCATCCGAAGCCCTTGTCGCGTCATAGCCTCTGCTCCGCCTCGGCCGCCAGGGGATCGCTACCGGCAGCTATGCGCTCGGCCTGAGCCCTTCCACCGAAGGTGATGGGGGCGATGCGGGTGCGATCGACGGCGAGATCAAATATATCAAAGCGATTGTACCCTGCCACGACGTCGTGGAATCTTTTCGGCTCAATGCACTGATCCAATTCGATTTCGGCGTAGCCGATGCCCTCGTCAGTCAGTTCATCACCGATGGCCGAGCCGGTGGGGTTGAGGAAGAAACTACTGGCTCGCGGGCTGGCGTCGAGCAGTGCTTCGATCTCGGAAGCGCCATTGGCAATCGAATTGCGGGCTGCTGGGTCCAGGCATCCTGCCACAACGATGCCGAAGCACTTCGCCTCGAAGCAGTGTGCAGCAGCGCGAATTCGGTTTGCGCCGCGGTTGTCGTAATTGCCACTTTCATCTGGCGGCCTAGTCGGCCAAATCGGCGGGTAACTGCTGATATGAACTTGTTCACCCTGTGCCATCAGTGTGAAACGAGCCAGCGGGTTCGTATTCTCTCCACAGATCAAGCCGCCCAAACGTCCAATCCGTGTATCCGCAACCTGAAGGCCTGCGCCGTCGCCCGGGTTCCAAACGAGCTTCTCAAAGAATGTCGGCACTAGCTTGCGGTGATGGATGAGCACCTTGCCCGCGTCCGATATCAGCAGGTTGCTGTTCCATAAGCCTCCCACGCTAGCCGGATTTCTTTCCGAGATACCTACAGATACGAATACCCCGTGCTGGGCGGCGGCCTGGCGGATGCGATCGATTTCGGGCCCATCCGCAAAAATCGATGCGGCGGCGAAACGTTTGAATTGATCATGCGAGTGGATTGGGGAGTATAACGCAGACCAGATCGGAAAGCCGGGAATGAAACTTTCCGGGAAGACCACGAGCGATGCGCCGCTACGGGCGGCTTCACCAATGATAGAAGCCGCTTTTTCGACCGTAGCGCGGGTATCAAGATAAATGGGCGCGACGTGCGCTGCAGCTGCTTTGAAGTTCGAACGGTCCATGCAAGCCTCCACTGATCGAAGAACATTAGATGGAACATTTTCGCTCGGCTAACCGGAATCTTCGCACTATGATGTGCAAAAATAGACGAGAGCGATATGGCCACACCACTGGATCACTTGGACTGGGATGATCTAAAACTCTTTCTTCGTGCGGTGAGAAGCAAGAGCGTTACTGGTGCCGCAAGAGTGCTGAACGTGAGCCATTCCACCGTCTCTCGCCGGTTGAATAGGCTGGAATATGCCGTTGGCGCGGCTCTCTTCGAGCGAAGCCGGGATGGGCTCGTCCTTACAACGACAGGAATGACGGTGCTTCGCCGAGCCGAAGAGATCGAGCTTGGAATCAACAGCCTTCGTTCGGACATGAGCAGCCGAAACGAGATAAGTGGAACGGTTCGTCTGGCGACAATGGAGGGGATAGCATCCCTCTACCTTTCGTCGCACCTGACAAGTCTACAAGAAAAATATCCGGACCTCCTTCTGGAGCTCGTGACCTCACCGCAGACGGTTCGGGTCGCCCGTCGGGAAGCCGACCTCTTTGTGAGCTTCTTCAAGCCGCAAGGCACCGCGCTCGTGAGCGAGTGTATCGGTCATTTTTCGACAGGGCTTTACGCTTCGTCCAGCTACCTTGAAAAATACGGCATTCCTGAGAACAGGGACGATCTGCAAAAGCATCGGTTTGTTGGGTATGTCGAAGAGCTTGTTCAGGTGGAAGCTGTGAGATGGCTGGAAGAACTGGTTCCGCACCCAATCTTCTCGATCACGTCTAACAGTATGATCGCACAGACGTTCGCCGCGGCAGGCGGGGCCGGAATCGTGGCTCTGCCAGAGTTTGCGCTCGGAATCAGGACTGGGTTGGTCAAGGTTCTTCCTGACCTTCGTGGCCGTCGTGAGGTTTGGCTCTCTGTTCACCAAGATATTGCAAATCTGTCGCGAATTCGTGCGGTTGTAAAATTTTTGAAAGACCTACTACACGCAGATGAAGCTAAGCTTGGAGGCCGCGAGGTTTGGACGCTGGCTGGATGACCCACGTGCAAAATTGCACATCCTCCTGCGGATTCCGGAATTGAAGCTCCGATGGCTAGGCGTTAGCAAATAGATGATAGCCGAATTTATTGGTCGAACATCATGGAGACGCTGCTGCCGGCCTCGCCCCCAAACTTACAGTCGAAGATGTCGCTTTCAAATACAGAACGAATAACAGAACTTTAGCCTGACAGGTTCAACATGCGAAAAGGCATGGAAGCCGCGGGTGGCATTTGCGCCCCTTTGCAACGGAATGGCTGGCAAGGATTTTTGGGTGCGATGTTCCATTCGCAACCAGTGAATGGCAAATGGAGCTTAGCGAGGCACAATCTCGGTTCGCGGCAAAGAGACGAGAAGCGAAGAATGCGAGAAGCAGCGCCAGCGTTGCTCCCGGGGTTCCGGAAGTGCCACTGACTGCGACTGTCGATGATGGGGACCGCTACACCGGCTTCCGAAGCGCTATTGCCCAGCGTCGCCTGATGAGGAGATCGGCCGATTTCGAGGCATGCCAACTACTTTCGAATGACAGAGGAAAGGGCGAATGCCGTGAGGGTATCACGCACGCCGGGCAGTTCCGATATCAGTTGCCAGATTTGGCGAATGCGATCCGCTTCAGGAGATTCGACCCTCACCAGAAGGTCAAAATCGCCGGTCATCACATCGCACGCAACGACCTCCGGTATCTTCCGCAAAGCTTGAATGACGTCACCGCCCCTCATGCGGTCCTGACGATAGACGAACATCAACGCTGTGGTGACATGCTGATCGTTTCCGCCCTCGCCGGTGACGATGGTGTAGCCCTTGATAAAGCCTTCTCGCTCAAGCCGCTCTATTCGAACCCGAACTGCATTCCGTGACAAATTGACCTTGGCCGACAGGTCAGCATGGGATATGCGCGCGTTGGTCTTCAACTCGCTGAGTATCTGTTCGTCCACGCGGTCAAGGAGGTATTTCATGATCGGTGTGGCTCAGCTGTTAGCGCGACGATCTCCGGGGTAACTGATTCATAAGCTCGTACGGCGCTCTCCAGCAGGCAAGTCTTATCTTTCTCGCTGGCATAGCGCCTGGCTGCGGACGCCAAGACAAAACCGGGTAAAGCCGCTTTCTCCACACTCGTCAGGATCCTGACGCTCTGATAACCTATCATGACAGCGCGAGCTTTTTGCTCATCGAGCTCTCCACTCGGCCGGCTCGCCCAGCCAACGAGAACGTCGGCAATCTCGGAAACCAGGGCGTCATCGTGACGGAGACGGAAGTTGATGACGCCACCGACCACCTCCCCGAGGAAAAAGACGTTCTGAGGGACCAATGCTCCATGCAGCGCGCCGGTTGGCAATTCCGCCAAGGACCGCTTATGGCTTCGCTGCAAAATCGTGTGGATCTGCGCCATGAGGCGCCCAAGGCTTTCGCACTTGCCTGGCGCCGGATCGCTCGTGGATGAGCCCGATACGAAGCTAACGATGGCAACTAGGCGGCCCGCTGCCTGAAAGGTGGCATGACCGTCAATCGTGCGCATGGGCTTCGGGCAGGGGACACCGTTATTGTACAGCGTCTCCATGGTTTCGAAGGCTC
Coding sequences within:
- a CDS encoding D-cysteine desulfhydrase family protein; translated protein: MVMNLLRADLKPLSLGFFPTPIEPLPRLSAALGGPDIWIKRDDCTGLGGGGNKTRKLEYLIAAAVAQGSDIILTAGALQSNHARQTAAAAAKTGLECALFLAASVPLSGSAYNTNGNMLLDRIFGADLHLFPPSADLADEMSRYAESKIKEGRRPFIIPIGGSNAIGALGYCEAMGELKNQCSQQELSFDRIFFGTGSGGTQAGMLVGATLYDVQSEIVGISVNAHKTDAVAKVSQIIDQTLNLLDRPSEKSREVIVDDRFVGPGYGLPTEAVVESLAMCARLEGLLLDPVYTGKAMAGLIDYIRQKRIGRGERVLFWHTGGAPALAAYPDLFAK
- a CDS encoding molybdopterin-dependent oxidoreductase, whose amino-acid sequence is MTRQGLRMTMEGFSYRGPNRGVHALEKWRTDEEDLFLVTHMGFLEIDPEQWYLEIGGLVDRPIRLRLADIQAMPQREYMSFHECAGSPLAPQEPKRRVGNVVWKGVPLKEVLVLAGIAKEATYVWTSGLEWGEYAGLQNEIFQKDLPIHKAMADEVLLALEINGKPLSPDRGGPVRLVVPGWYGTNSVKWIGSIIAADCRAPGPYTTRFYNDTTPTGTKPVWAVVPESVIVGPDPAVSLQSGTATRIWGWAWGDEPIASAEVSVDGGSRWHAASVGPRQDRSWQQFEYFWTPTRGQHVLKCRCTNVQGEIQPLTPARNTVHDITVTVVDA
- a CDS encoding carbon-nitrogen hydrolase family protein — protein: MDRSNFKAAAAHVAPIYLDTRATVEKAASIIGEAARSGASLVVFPESFIPGFPIWSALYSPIHSHDQFKRFAAASIFADGPEIDRIRQAAAQHGVFVSVGISERNPASVGGLWNSNLLISDAGKVLIHHRKLVPTFFEKLVWNPGDGAGLQVADTRIGRLGGLICGENTNPLARFTLMAQGEQVHISSYPPIWPTRPPDESGNYDNRGANRIRAAAHCFEAKCFGIVVAGCLDPAARNSIANGASEIEALLDASPRASSFFLNPTGSAIGDELTDEGIGYAEIELDQCIEPKRFHDVVAGYNRFDIFDLAVDRTRIAPITFGGRAQAERIAAGSDPLAAEAEQRL
- a CDS encoding LysR family transcriptional regulator → MATPLDHLDWDDLKLFLRAVRSKSVTGAARVLNVSHSTVSRRLNRLEYAVGAALFERSRDGLVLTTTGMTVLRRAEEIELGINSLRSDMSSRNEISGTVRLATMEGIASLYLSSHLTSLQEKYPDLLLELVTSPQTVRVARREADLFVSFFKPQGTALVSECIGHFSTGLYASSSYLEKYGIPENRDDLQKHRFVGYVEELVQVEAVRWLEELVPHPIFSITSNSMIAQTFAAAGGAGIVALPEFALGIRTGLVKVLPDLRGRREVWLSVHQDIANLSRIRAVVKFLKDLLHADEAKLGGREVWTLAG
- a CDS encoding Lrp/AsnC family transcriptional regulator translates to MKYLLDRVDEQILSELKTNARISHADLSAKVNLSRNAVRVRIERLEREGFIKGYTIVTGEGGNDQHVTTALMFVYRQDRMRGGDVIQALRKIPEVVACDVMTGDFDLLVRVESPEADRIRQIWQLISELPGVRDTLTAFALSSVIRK
- a CDS encoding phosphotransferase → MAVFTELSDEDRHSIAAAYGMNSLSSVIGIADGDRETTYLFRTKESEFIVTLFENGAEPLDLERAFETMETLYNNGVPCPKPMRTIDGHATFQAAGRLVAIVSFVSGSSTSDPAPGKCESLGRLMAQIHTILQRSHKRSLAELPTGALHGALVPQNVFFLGEVVGGVINFRLRHDDALVSEIADVLVGWASRPSGELDEQKARAVMIGYQSVRILTSVEKAALPGFVLASAARRYASEKDKTCLLESAVRAYESVTPEIVALTAEPHRS